In Williamwhitmania sp., the genomic window CGGTATTAAGGCAATCAAATATTTTTCCGATAACGGCATTAGAACCAACTGCACATTGGTATTTTCCGTTGGACAAGCATTGCTGGCTGCTAAGGCTGGGGCTACCTACGTTTCCCCATTTGTTGGCCGTCTCGACGACATCTCCACTGATGGGGTGATGCTCATCAAGCAAATTGCAGAGATCTTCAACTACTATGGATTTGCTACTCAGGTTTTGGCTGCATCTATCCGCCACACCATGCACATTATTCAGTGTATGGAAGCAGGTGCCGACGTTGCCACCTGTCCGCTCAGCGCAATTCTTGGTCTACTCAACCATCCGCTAACCGATAGCGGGTTGCAAAAATTTCTTGAAGATTACAAAAAAGTAAACGGATAAAACCTCAAGGCAGAGCTGTGGCTCTGCCTTGTTTATTTTTGAGCAATGCTCATCAAACTCTACCCTGAAAATCCAAACCCGCGCGATATAGCCACCATTGTTTGCCTGTTGGAAAACGATGGCGTAATTATTTATCCAACCGACTCTGTGTACGGGCTTGGGTGTAGCATTCGCAGCAAGAAAGCGCTCGAAAAAATATTGCGCATTAAGGGATCAAAAATTAAGGATGTAAGGTTTTCAATGATTTGCTCCGACTTTAGCCATCTCTCGGACTACGCCAGAGTGGACAATTCCACCTTCAAACTGCTTAAAAAAAATCTTCCGGGACCATTTACCTTTATCCTTCCAGCATCTGGCAAAGTACCCGATCACTATTCTGGAAAAAGAAAAACCATCGGGCTCAGGATTCCCGACAACTCCATTCCCATCGAAATTGTAAAAATGCTAGGAGTTCCATTGGTAAACACCTCCATAAAGGATATCGATGAAGTGCTTGAATACACCACCGATCCTGAGCTCATACACGAGCGCTACGAAAATCTGGTTGATTGCGTGATTGACGGAGGATATGGCGGTAACGAGCCCTCCACCATTGTTGATTGCACTGGTGAAGAGCCCGAAATTGTTCGTGAAGGATTGGGAGAGCTAACTATTTAATTGGCACACACCTGGATAGTTGAATATCGGTAAGCATTCCATCGCAGCGTCCCCGAAATACTGCTGAATCACCTACAACAATTTTATCAAGTAATGGCTTGTTGGGACTCACGTCCGCGCTATCTACCGTGCAACTTACGCCAGACATGGGGTCGTTAAGAGAAAAAGTAATGCTGCCACCAACATCTGCCGTTTTATCCACCACTAAACCGGAAACCTCCACAATACGGCCGATATATTTTGAAGAGGCATTTGCTTCATTTTGGGCAAATTCGGAAATAAAATCCTTGGCATTAACCACATACTCGGGGGTCATGTTGGCAATATTTTTATGCGGTTTGTTGTACATAAATACACCCACCGCAATTCCACCAATAATTACCAAAACAACAACTATAAGAACTATTTTCCATCGGCCCATAATCGCTCATTTTTAAGTTTATACTTTGAGATAGGACATTACTTTCCCATCGGTAAATAGTTGAACTTAACCGTTATGAGAATATCGTTGTTGATATTATCCTTCACTAGCGAAGGTATTTTTACGTTATACTCGTCCAGCTTAATGTAGAATTGTGAATCCGCAGTATACCCATCTTTCGTTTTGGTAACAGTACCCTCTGCAGAAATGGGTTTAGTAATCCCATGTATTGTAAGTTGTCCCGTAACGGTAACTTTGACGGCCTGACCGTTCACAAAACTCAGGTTTTTAAAATCCTTAATTTCGCCAGAAAATGATGCCTTTGGATACAGATCACTTTCAACATAGTTCTCGTTGAAGTGCTCCTCCATCAGGGCCTTTTCAAACCGGAAGGATTTCATCAGAACGGCAATGACCATTTTACCCGTTTCTGCATCAAAAATGCTGGTTGCCTGCTCATTCTTAGCAGAAATATCCTCCATGGGCGATTTTGAGTAAAAACCGATATAGCCCGTTTTGGTAAAAAACTTCGATTGACCAACAGCAATAAGGCTGCTAAACATCAAAAAAGCGAATATTACGTTTTTCATAAAACTGGGTTTAAGTTATGCTTGAGTCTAAAGATACCGCTGATTGCTGTGGGAAAAATCAATAATAATTTCTGAATGCGTCAATACTATTTACCACTATAAACAGAAAAGACCCGTGAAATGTTGAACCCAAAGTGAATATCTCCTTTTGACCACTTCCCGGTGGTTTCACCTATGATATGATTTTCGGAGTTACCCACGGAGTTAGTAACAAACAGCTGAAAAACGTGCCCGCCAGTATCAATATCCACGCCAAACGATAATGGGTTGGTGTACTTAATATCGGTAAGCTGGTTAATTGGTCGGGCAATATAGTAGTACTCAAAATTCAAGGAGAAACGCGTTGTCAACTTTATTCGCCCACCAAACCCCATTGCCCACAGGTCGTTTTGATCGAGCGTAGTTGCTACTAAATTGCGATGTACTAAGGTTGGTGAGAGCTGTAAACTTAACCGCTCACTAAATTTTCTGCCCACTAAAATCTGGTGCGTATATGCCAACCGTGAGGAAAAATAGTTTGTTTGATTAGGGTTATCCCACTTAAGCGTATTTATGTGGATGCTCGAAAAGTAGCTAATAGTAACAGGAAAGTTTTTAGCTCCGGAGCATTGTCGAAACAGCTTTACTTTATAGGAACCATCGTAAGTTTTTTCGTATGAACTTCTTCCAATTCCAACCATAAGCCAATCGGTTAAACCAAGCTCCAATGAGAGCTTGATGGTGCTTTGGTCGAGCCCCCAGAATTCATATGGTCCCGTGTTGAGCATTCCAAAACGGTGATTTATACGAAAGTCAAGTTGCCCTGTCTTCATCTGCTCCACCGAATGAAAATCTATGATCCGACTTGATTTAAATGTCGCAGTAGCATAGTTGATTTGGGGCCCCATCTGCTGATCCAGCAATGAATCCAAATCTTGGCACCATCCGCTATAAGCAGAGAACAAGGCCATTATAAAAATTGGTAAAAACTTCCTCATCCTATTACGTATTGGTATTACTATGGTAAAAACGGTAGATGGCGTACTGCTGTAACTTTTAGTTGTTTGCTGCACCACCATTCACCCAAATATCGAGCTGAGATATCTTACAATCAGATAGTTTACCTGCATTCTTTGGCATTGGGGAATACCCGGAAAGTTGCTTGATGGCTCCCACCAGCTTTCCGTTATCGACAACGGTCTTTACGTCGGCATAGTTTTCCAGCTTAATGCCACCACCGAAGCTATTTGCAGAAGCGTTGCTGTGGCAGCCAAGACAATAGGAGCTGAGCATTGGCGCAATGGTGGTTGAATATGTCACAGCAGTAGTGTCGCAACCACTTTGAAGTTCGGGGTAAAGTTCTTCACTGTTGTCGTAGTAGCAAGATGAAACCCCAACAATAATGAGTAATGCAAGTATCAAATTAGCCTTCATTGGGTTCTATTTTTGAGTAGTTCCGGTTTGTGACCATAATTCAAATTGCCGTATTTCACAAGTAGAAAGAGGGCTAGATGGTGGCATTGGGAAAGTTCCAGTTCGATTTACCGATTGAATGAGATGGTTGTTGTTCACCGCATACACCACTTCGGCATAAGTTGACAACGATACACCACCCGATGGACCTCCTCCAGAGTGACAACCCAAGCAATTGCTTTGAACTATAGGTGCTATATGCAGTGTGTATGTAATTGTACTCAACGTATCGCAAGCGGTAACGCAGGTCTCGTTCTTCGCACCAAGCAGTATCCATCTGTAAATGCTGTCAATAGCGGCTTGAGGCAACCGTTGATAAGGTGATGGTGGCATGATATCTTCACTACCTGCAGCTTTTGATAGCGCATTGTATACCCTGCTACTTGAAGGTTGGTAAGCTGTAATACCACTTTGCATTACGGTAGTATAACTGTACAGCCTAATACCTTCAGCGGCCGTTGTAGCGTCGTGGCAACCACTGATGGCACAGCTGGAAAGCATTACCGGCAGAACATCTCTGGAAAAACAGGCCTCCACCACTGGGGGAATATTTTGCCCCGTAGTATCACACTTAGTTTCCATTGCTCCCTGGTCAATCCAGATACGGATGGTAGTTCTCTGCTCTTTTGTCAACGGACGATTTGGTGGCATAGGACTCCAAACACTCGTTATCGCTTTATAAGCAGGACTATTTCTAGAGTCGTATGCTTTAACATGCTGAATTATATTACTATAACTGTCCAGAACAATTCCAGACTCAGCAGTTGAGGCACTGTGACAGCCGGAATAGGCACATGATGTTTGAAATATTGGGAGAACCTCCGTGTCGAAACATACGGGAGGGAATTCATCAATCATGTTAGAGTCGTGGCGACAGCCCAGCTGGGAAATACCAACCAGAATACTCGCTAGGAGTGCAACCGGAATTAGGTGAGAAGTTCTGGAGCCCATATTTAACTTTTTTTAACAAAAGCAATATACGATGGTTTCTTCAATTAAATCAATAGACAATTGGCCATTTTTTCTAAATTTGAAAAAACTGATTTATGATTGACAGCTACCTGCTGATAATAGTAATTGCCGTTTTGGTGATTCTCTCCTACTTTTTTGACCTATTGGCGGAAAAAACCCATGTCCCAGCAGTGCTGATGCTAATGGTAATTGGTGCAGTAATCAAAGTTGGAGCACACTCGCTTGGCTATGAAATTAGTGGAGTAAACCAATTTCTTCAGCTATCGGGAATTGTTGGGCTGATTTTTATAGTACTCGATGGAGCTATCGATTTGGAGCTAAAGAGGGAAAAGCTGCCACTAATACTTAGGTCGTTTACCGCCGCGCTCGTTCAGCAAGTAGCAGTAATTTTTTTGCTTGCCATTGCGTTCTTCTTGGTATTTCAGGTCGATTTCCACAGCGCACTAGCCAATGCAGTGCCTTTTGCTGTAATTAGCAGCGCCATTGCAATTTCAAGTGTCAAGCGTATGAACTACAAGAAAAGGGAGTTCATAACCTACGAATCGACTTTCTCGGATATCTTGGGCATCATGTTCTTCAACTACACCATACAGCTTCAGGCCTTTACGCCAGCTTCGGCAGCAGTTTTTATTTCCAACTTGCTGATACTTGCACTAATTTCGGTTGCTGGTGTACTTTTCTTGGCATACATCATCACGAGAATAAAATCGCACAACAAAGTATTTCTCATTTTGGCCCTGCTCATTCTAATGTATGCGCTAGGAGAAAAAGCACACCTCTCAACACTTCTGCTGATTCTTGCCTTTGGTCTGTTTGCAAACAATCTCCAGCTATTTTCAATTGGGAAGATCACCAAATACATCCATTTTGAGAAATTGGCCGAAGAGTTTAAGATTTTCCGTCTTATTGTTCGTGAATCAACCTTTCTCATCCGAACCGTTTTCTTCATTCTTTTTGGCTATAGCATTAATCTGCAAAGCCTAATGTCGATGGATGTGTTTCTGGAGGGAATGGTAATTGCCCTAGCGGGCTTGGGCATTCGCTTTCTCTACTACATTCTTTTCTCAAGAAGAGATATGATGCCACAAGTTTTTATCGCACCCAGAGGGTTGATTACCATTCTGTTATACTACTCAATTCCAGCCGTATATGTTATTCCAGAGCTCACTGAAGGTGTCTTAGCATTTGTAATTGCCTTCTCCATTGTGATAATGATTGGTGGCATAGTACGGCGTGGTACCCCCAATACGGGAATGGAGCCGGCCAAGATTATGATTGATTGAATTGGTGAATTGTGAACGGTGAAAAGTGAAAGGTTAATAGATGTTCATTAGCGTAACTACGGCCTATTCATATCCTTCAACAAATGCTTATTTTCACCGAAGTTCTAGCCCTTTAATGGCATGATTGTGTCACTAGTTGAAATACTTGCCAATCTTATTGATGGCGGAGGGAAGGGCGAAAACGACAACACGATCGTAAGCCTTTATTTCGGTAATGCCCTTGGCAATAAACGCCACATCACCTCTAACAACCCCTCCAATAATGGCATCCTTGGGGAAGTTAATATGCTTGACCGGGCCTTTGGTAACTGCGGCACCTGGTTTAACAATAAACTCTAATACTTCCGCTTCACTACCTGTAAGGCATTTTATAGCTTGCACATCGGTGCTCATGGTAAAGCGGAAAATGCGGCTGGCAGTAATGAGCTTTTTGTTAATAACGGTATCAATGCCTACGCTCTCTGCCAATTTTATGTAGTCAAGATTTTCAATCTCTGCAATGGTTTTCTTCACCCCCATGCGCTTGGCCAGCATGCAGGAGAGAATATTTGTTTCCGAATTGCCTGTTACGGCCACAAAGGCATCCATGTTGCGCAGCCCCTCCTCCAGTAGAAGATCGGTATTGCCTCCATCGCCATTTATCACCAGTGTATTTTGCAGAATCTCGGCCAGCCTAATGCTTTTGTCCTTATCGACCTCAACCAACTTAATATTGGCATGATTCTCCAGCTCCTTTGCCACACGAACACCAATGCGGCTCCCCCCCAGAATCATGAGGTTATTAACGTCAATGTTCGTTTTACCAGAATATTTCTGCATCTCCTTGATGCCGGACTGGTTGGAGATAACGTAAACCAAATCGCCCGATTGAAACTGGTCGTTGCCACGAGGTATAATTGTTTCACCTTCCCTGCTTATGGCTACAGCCCTATACTCCAACCTCTCATTATCGTGCGTAGCCTGCAGCAATGTTTTATCCACCACCGGCGCACCCTCCTCCAGCTTAAACACAATGAGCGATAACTTTCCGTTACTAAAATCGACATACTCGGTGGAGCTTGTCTGTCCTAGTAATCCAATTATCTCACGTGCAGCAATTTTTTCTGGGTAGAAGAGATAATCAATCCCCAGATTAAGGAAGATCTCTTTATTGTTGGGCTCAAGGTACTCGTAATTATCAATTCGAGCAATTACCTTCTTGGCTCCTAACCGCTTTCCAAGCACCGCTGCAATTATGTTGGTCTCCTCATAGTGGGTTACCGCAATAAATAAATCGGCCTTCTTTATTCCGGCCTCCATCAAGGTGCTTATATTTGTTGCAGAACCATTTACTGTTGTTACATCGGCATTGGAATCGAGTAAACGAAGAAGGTCGTCATTGGAATCAATTATCACTATATCATGGTATTCATTGCTTAACATCTTAGCAAGATGTACACCAACTTCGCCTGCCCCAGCAACAATAATATTCATACAGAAACTTGAAAAAATAAAACATTAGCAGGCAAAAGTAATACTTCACACCAAATCGCCCACCCTTTTCTCACAAATTTTATCCGTTGATTGACAGATAGTAAGCTCCGCGCAATGGCATAATCCAGAAATCGTTGACCAGCGAATCGTTTTGCATCCGTCGAGGAAGATAACCGCTTACAACAAAGGCCTCTGCGGAAACTAACTTTTGCAGGGCCAAGGCGTCATAAACCGTTGGAACAACCACAAGGTCGGCCTTCAACTTTTCCATCTTAAAATCTTTGTAATTATTGGATATTCTCCCTTGGAGCTGGACAATTATCCGCTTCCCTCCAAAGCTAATTGCCAGCAGATTGCTGTCGTTTAGAAAAGCGTGAGCCATTTGCAACGACTTAAGTTCCATAGAATCATGCAATGAAACTAATTTGAGCCTATCAATTCCATAAAAATGCTTAAAGCCATTCAGCTGCTGAACCATCTCTTCTCTCCCCTGCTGTATGGAATTACAAACCAGACAAGCCGAATGGCCTTCCACCATAGCTATGGCAGGGGTGGATTGAACATTTAACACTGTAACAAATGCTTGCTCCTTTTGGCCTATCTCTGCCCAACCATACTGAAAAAAGACAAAGGCAATGCTGGTAAGGCCAACAACCCATGCCAGTTTTTTCCTCATATCAATGTAAAAGGTCAGCGATACAATGGCTATCATTATTGCCACCGTTTGCCCTAGAGAAAGGCTTAACCCATGAATAAGTGATCCCGGCAGGTGCTCAACAAAATCGGTGGACCACCTCATTGCCAATAAAAAACAGGAAAGAAGTTTGCCGCAATACCACCCTGCGGTTGACCAAAGGCTTGCAATTATTGCAAAAGGGACAGATAGATAAAGGATTACGGTTGCAAGCAATATTACCGCAATATTTGAAAGCCAAAAGTAAGTTGGAAACTGCCCAAAAACAGCCAACGAAACAGGGGTTGTGGCAAT contains:
- the fsa gene encoding fructose-6-phosphate aldolase codes for the protein MKFFIDTANLDQIREAHDFGVLDGVTTNPSLMAKEGIKGEEKIKQHYVDICNIVKGGDVSAEVISTDYEGMIREGKVLAALHPQIVVKVPCIKDGIKAIKYFSDNGIRTNCTLVFSVGQALLAAKAGATYVSPFVGRLDDISTDGVMLIKQIAEIFNYYGFATQVLAASIRHTMHIIQCMEAGADVATCPLSAILGLLNHPLTDSGLQKFLEDYKKVNG
- a CDS encoding L-threonylcarbamoyladenylate synthase, translating into MLIKLYPENPNPRDIATIVCLLENDGVIIYPTDSVYGLGCSIRSKKALEKILRIKGSKIKDVRFSMICSDFSHLSDYARVDNSTFKLLKKNLPGPFTFILPASGKVPDHYSGKRKTIGLRIPDNSIPIEIVKMLGVPLVNTSIKDIDEVLEYTTDPELIHERYENLVDCVIDGGYGGNEPSTIVDCTGEEPEIVREGLGELTI
- a CDS encoding YceI family protein produces the protein MKNVIFAFLMFSSLIAVGQSKFFTKTGYIGFYSKSPMEDISAKNEQATSIFDAETGKMVIAVLMKSFRFEKALMEEHFNENYVESDLYPKASFSGEIKDFKNLSFVNGQAVKVTVTGQLTIHGITKPISAEGTVTKTKDGYTADSQFYIKLDEYNVKIPSLVKDNINNDILITVKFNYLPMGK
- a CDS encoding DUF5777 family beta-barrel protein; protein product: MRKFLPIFIMALFSAYSGWCQDLDSLLDQQMGPQINYATATFKSSRIIDFHSVEQMKTGQLDFRINHRFGMLNTGPYEFWGLDQSTIKLSLELGLTDWLMVGIGRSSYEKTYDGSYKVKLFRQCSGAKNFPVTISYFSSIHINTLKWDNPNQTNYFSSRLAYTHQILVGRKFSERLSLQLSPTLVHRNLVATTLDQNDLWAMGFGGRIKLTTRFSLNFEYYYIARPINQLTDIKYTNPLSFGVDIDTGGHVFQLFVTNSVGNSENHIIGETTGKWSKGDIHFGFNISRVFSVYSGK
- a CDS encoding cation:proton antiporter encodes the protein MIDSYLLIIVIAVLVILSYFFDLLAEKTHVPAVLMLMVIGAVIKVGAHSLGYEISGVNQFLQLSGIVGLIFIVLDGAIDLELKREKLPLILRSFTAALVQQVAVIFLLAIAFFLVFQVDFHSALANAVPFAVISSAIAISSVKRMNYKKREFITYESTFSDILGIMFFNYTIQLQAFTPASAAVFISNLLILALISVAGVLFLAYIITRIKSHNKVFLILALLILMYALGEKAHLSTLLLILAFGLFANNLQLFSIGKITKYIHFEKLAEEFKIFRLIVRESTFLIRTVFFILFGYSINLQSLMSMDVFLEGMVIALAGLGIRFLYYILFSRRDMMPQVFIAPRGLITILLYYSIPAVYVIPELTEGVLAFVIAFSIVIMIGGIVRRGTPNTGMEPAKIMID
- the trkA gene encoding Trk system potassium transporter TrkA translates to MNIIVAGAGEVGVHLAKMLSNEYHDIVIIDSNDDLLRLLDSNADVTTVNGSATNISTLMEAGIKKADLFIAVTHYEETNIIAAVLGKRLGAKKVIARIDNYEYLEPNNKEIFLNLGIDYLFYPEKIAAREIIGLLGQTSSTEYVDFSNGKLSLIVFKLEEGAPVVDKTLLQATHDNERLEYRAVAISREGETIIPRGNDQFQSGDLVYVISNQSGIKEMQKYSGKTNIDVNNLMILGGSRIGVRVAKELENHANIKLVEVDKDKSIRLAEILQNTLVINGDGGNTDLLLEEGLRNMDAFVAVTGNSETNILSCMLAKRMGVKKTIAEIENLDYIKLAESVGIDTVINKKLITASRIFRFTMSTDVQAIKCLTGSEAEVLEFIVKPGAAVTKGPVKHINFPKDAIIGGVVRGDVAFIAKGITEIKAYDRVVVFALPSAINKIGKYFN